The Lonchura striata isolate bLonStr1 chromosome 5, bLonStr1.mat, whole genome shotgun sequence genome window below encodes:
- the RPS19BP1 gene encoding active regulator of SIRT1 — MAASLLRRGLELLEPPAGPGRAKAPPGLRRGRAGRGAAGAARRRKRAPEPGRSKATVKGRVVRSAIEEYHKKKPVNHLRENLKYMLKGRLVANKAVTEQVLAQNRGRKSKDQPPEKTEKKKPEGTVFTEEDFRKFEREYFGIP, encoded by the exons ATGGCGGCGTCGCTGCTGCGCCGcggcctggagctgctggagccgcCGGCTGGGCCGG GCCGGGCGAAGGCGCCGCCGGGGCTCCGGCGAGGCCGGGCCGGacgcggggcggcgggcgcggcgagGCGGAGGAAGAGGGCCCCGGAGCCCGGCAGGAGCAAGGCCACGGTCAAGGGCAGAGTCGTGAGGTCGGCGATAG AGGAGTACCATAAGAAGAAGCCTGTGAATCACTTGAGAGAAAACCTGAAGTACATGTTAAAGGGACGGCTTGTTGCAAACAAAGCTGTCACAGAACAA GTTCTTGCTCAGAACAGAGGCAGGAAGTCCAAAGATCAGCCTCCagagaagacagaaaagaagaaGCCTGAAGGCACTGTGTTTACTGAGGAAGATTTCCGTAAATTTGAGAGGGAATACTTTGGGATCCCATAA
- the ATF4 gene encoding cyclic AMP-dependent transcription factor ATF-4: MSFLNNEMLLGDSISPFSQPCSVAEESLGLLDDYLEVAEPLGSHGFSSDKAKAVSSNWLAVDSLGNTIDSSQEDAFSGMEWMVEKMDLKEFDFDALLGMEHLEATVSPDELMATLEDTCDLFNATIQEFHNKELPLINNVITHLPESPVGADPMAPLTSLWSFPLSPGSLTSTPDHSFSLELGSEVDVLEGERKREYPTVVVVITKSEKEDENHSDDSGICMSPDSYLGTPQHSPTNSLGSPNGNQFPADAPCGSVRSKPYDHPAEKVVSAKVKGEKKIDKKLKKMEQNKTAATRYRQKKRAEQEALSGECRELEQKNQALKEKADSLSKEIQYLKDLIEEVRKAKGKRARVPE; encoded by the exons ATGAGCTTCTTGAACAACGAGATGCTGTTGGGGGATTCAATATCCCCCTTCAGCCAGCCGTGTTCGGTGGCTGAGGAAAGTCTGGGACTCCTAGATGACTACCTGGAGGTGGCCGAGCCCCTCGGTTCGCATGGGTTCTCCAGCGACAAGGCTAAGGCAGTCTCCTCCAACTGGCTTGCTGTGGACAGTTTAGGCAACACCATAGATAGCAGTCAGG AGGATGCCTTCTCTGGCATGGAGTGGATGGTGGAGAAGATGGATCTGAAGGAATTTGATTTTGATGCCCTGTTAGGTATGGAACATCTGGAAGCCACCGTCTCACCAGACGAGCTGATGGCCACGTTGGAAGACACGTGTGATCTATTTAATGCTACCATCCAGGAATTTCACAACAAAGAACTTCCACTGATAAATAATGTAATCACCCATCTCCCTGAATCCCCTGTTGGAGCAGATCCAATGGCCCCATTGACTTCCCTTTGgtcttttcccctctccccaggGTCTCTCACTTCCACTCCAGACCACTCATTTAGTTTAGAGCTAGGTAGCGAAGTGGATGTTctggaaggagaaagaaaacgGGAGTACCCCACTGTTGTGGTGGTGATCACCAAGTCTGAGAAAGAGGACGAGAACCACTCTGATGATAGTGGAATATGCATGAGCCCAGACTCCTACCTGGGAACCCCCCAACACAGCCCCACCAATTCACTTGGGTCCCCCAATGGCAACCAGTTCCCTGCAGATGCCCCCTGTGGCTCTGTGCGGTCCAAACCATACGATCATCCTGCAGAGAAGGTAGTGTCAGCAAAggtgaaaggagaaaagaaaatagataaGAAACTAAAAAAGATGGAGCAGAATAAGACTGCTGCCACACGTTACCGGCAGAAAAAGAGGGCGGAGCAGGAGGCACTGTCTGGGGAGTGCAGAGAGTTGGAGCAGAAGAACCAGGCCCTGAAGGAGAAAGCAGATTCCCTTAGTAAGGAAATTCAGTACTTAAAAGATCTGATAGAAGAGGTCCGCAAGGCCAAGGGCAAAAGAGCTAGAGTCCCCGAGTAG